The Pan paniscus chromosome 1, NHGRI_mPanPan1-v2.0_pri, whole genome shotgun sequence genome has a segment encoding these proteins:
- the PYDC5 gene encoding pyrin domain-containing protein 5, translating to MESKYKEILLLTSLDNITDEELDRCKCFLPDDFNIATGKLHTGNSTSSQLDLKRWRGVCSEEDRIFQKLNYMLVAKCLREEQETGICGSPSSARSVSQSRLGLSFHGISGNAC from the coding sequence ATGGAGAGTAAATATAAGGAGATACTCTTGCtaaccagcctggataacatcaCCGATGAGGAACTGGATAGGTGTAAGTGCTTTCTTCCAGATGACTTTAATATTGCCACAGGCAAACTGCATACTGGAAACAGCACAAGTAGCCAACTTGATTTAAAACGCTGGCGTGGTGTCTGCAGTGAGGAAGACCGTATTTTTCAGAAGCTGAATTATATGCTTGTGGCAAAATGTCTTCGGGAAGAGCAGGAAACAGGTATATGTGGGAGTCCCTCATCTGCCCGGTCCGTTTCTCAGTCAAGACTTGGCCTTTCCTTTCATGGCATTTCTGGGAATGCATGTTGA